The Deltaproteobacteria bacterium genome includes a region encoding these proteins:
- a CDS encoding thiolase family protein: MEECVFIDAVRTPNGRAHAEKGWFRGLRPDDLLTACYDAIFARNAKVKPEDVDAVLVGCANISGAQTDIGRLSWLAGGYPDSVPSNTMTNQCPSGMSAIMHAARAIKTGEAEIMLAAGVEDMEKVPMGANYDFPHRLGKRYNGLDLMMGSTAEKVAEEYKIARADMDNMSVWSHQKAWTATQAGKFKNEIVPIMGLDDNGQPFLVDRDQWVREKMDPAKLATMQSPFKPGGNVTAATSSPLTQGATALLLMSRKKADAMGLSYSYKYHYGVLAGCDPTLMGMGPVPAVKKLFAKTGLTAKDIAAVELNEAFASQSLACIRELGLDNDNAPFEKVNMWGGALALGHPLGESGARIITTLLNVMKTEKPEGKYGLASLCGAFGNAAALTIEKV, translated from the coding sequence ATGGAAGAATGCGTATTCATCGATGCAGTCCGCACCCCCAATGGCCGCGCCCACGCGGAAAAAGGCTGGTTTAGGGGCCTTCGGCCGGATGATCTTCTCACTGCCTGCTACGACGCCATTTTTGCCAGAAACGCCAAGGTGAAGCCCGAAGACGTGGACGCAGTACTTGTGGGCTGCGCAAATATATCAGGCGCTCAGACGGACATCGGACGCTTAAGCTGGCTTGCGGGCGGTTACCCGGACTCGGTTCCCTCCAACACCATGACCAACCAGTGCCCAAGCGGCATGAGCGCCATAATGCACGCGGCCAGGGCCATTAAAACGGGCGAGGCCGAAATCATGCTGGCCGCAGGCGTGGAAGATATGGAAAAGGTGCCCATGGGCGCTAACTACGACTTTCCCCACCGCCTGGGCAAGCGCTACAACGGCCTTGACCTCATGATGGGCTCCACCGCCGAAAAAGTGGCGGAAGAATACAAGATCGCCCGCGCCGACATGGACAACATGTCCGTGTGGAGCCACCAGAAGGCCTGGACCGCCACCCAGGCCGGTAAGTTCAAAAACGAGATCGTGCCCATAATGGGCCTGGACGACAACGGCCAGCCCTTCCTGGTGGACCGCGACCAGTGGGTGCGCGAGAAGATGGACCCGGCCAAGCTGGCCACCATGCAAAGCCCCTTCAAGCCGGGCGGAAACGTCACCGCCGCCACGTCCTCGCCCCTCACCCAGGGAGCCACCGCCCTTCTTCTCATGAGCCGCAAGAAGGCCGACGCAATGGGCCTTTCCTACTCCTACAAGTACCACTACGGAGTGCTGGCTGGCTGCGACCCCACCCTCATGGGCATGGGCCCGGTCCCTGCCGTGAAGAAGCTCTTCGCAAAAACCGGCCTCACGGCCAAGGACATCGCGGCAGTGGAGCTTAACGAGGCCTTCGCCAGCCAGTCCCTTGCCTGCATAAGGGAGCTTGGCCTCGACAACGACAACGCGCCCTTCGAGAAGGTGAACATGTGGGGCGGCGCGCTGGCCCTTGGGCATCCCCTGGGAGAGAGCGGCGCGCGCATCATCACCACCCTTTTAAACGTCATGAAGACCGAGAAGCCGGAAGGCAAATACGGCCTGGCCTCCCTGTGCGGAGCCTTCGGCAACGCGGCGGCTCTCACCATAGAAAAGGTGTAG
- a CDS encoding AMP-binding protein, producing MKALPWHKEYEVFGIPKTLEPYPEIPVHELLYEAAVKYPKTGFIQGERFISYAGIKDHVDRFATALARLGLVKGDRVATLLPTSVSFVISDYSISRAGLVHIPASPLEPVAALVHKFKTGGPKAVICLDENLQTARESARAAGVEHIIVARLDDYSLNSPPPTSKISDALWMSELIAKTPPEPPDIKFDAANDLETLLFTGGTTGLPKGCMLTHRGTVANSLQNFRFMGGGGKLLAGAASVILGVPFFHSYGHVVMHTMTLMGMNQILVPDSRDTDRMVEIIRTLKPVIQIGVPTQFMKIAGDKMKNTGIIGMSGSAPLPPTAQKDFEKSSGGGIMEGYGLSEMGPVTHLNTSFLLRVMGGRPVAKVLTFLLTIPGNAWLLNRLLRLAGPRVVGTVLSKAMSFLVAFTGKKEGGSKTEKRGTIGIPYPDTEIRILDVNTMMPLSWDEVLSGKRGELLLRGPQAMTGYWPTPGTGKDGEGFVHTSDVVTVDKDGYFTVVDRTKDMIIVSGYKVYSREIDDILYENPAVELAATIGIPDPAREGSERVAVFVKLKDGFPSPVTEDDIKKYLSERVAKYAVPKVVKIVDSIPQTDVHKINKKALREEAARQFAEQT from the coding sequence ATTAAAGCGCTTCCGTGGCACAAGGAATACGAGGTATTCGGAATTCCCAAAACCCTTGAACCTTATCCCGAAATACCGGTTCACGAACTTCTTTACGAGGCTGCGGTCAAATATCCCAAGACTGGTTTCATCCAGGGCGAACGCTTCATATCCTACGCCGGGATCAAGGACCACGTTGACCGCTTCGCAACAGCGCTTGCACGGCTGGGCCTGGTCAAGGGCGACCGGGTGGCGACGCTCCTTCCCACCAGCGTCTCCTTCGTCATATCCGACTACTCCATCAGCCGCGCAGGGCTTGTCCACATTCCGGCAAGCCCCCTGGAGCCGGTGGCGGCCCTTGTGCACAAGTTCAAGACCGGCGGCCCCAAGGCCGTCATCTGCCTTGATGAAAACCTCCAGACCGCCCGCGAGTCCGCAAGGGCGGCGGGAGTTGAGCATATAATAGTGGCGAGGCTCGACGATTATTCGTTGAACTCCCCTCCGCCGACCTCCAAAATTTCCGACGCCCTGTGGATGTCGGAGCTTATCGCAAAGACCCCACCAGAGCCGCCAGACATCAAATTCGACGCGGCCAATGATCTGGAAACCCTTCTTTTCACCGGCGGCACCACTGGCCTTCCCAAGGGCTGTATGCTGACCCACAGGGGAACCGTGGCCAACTCGCTCCAGAACTTCCGCTTCATGGGCGGCGGCGGCAAGCTCCTGGCCGGTGCCGCCTCGGTTATCCTGGGCGTCCCCTTCTTCCACTCCTACGGCCACGTGGTCATGCACACCATGACACTCATGGGCATGAACCAGATTCTGGTTCCCGATTCCCGCGACACCGACCGGATGGTGGAAATAATACGCACCTTAAAGCCCGTGATCCAGATCGGCGTACCCACCCAGTTCATGAAAATCGCCGGCGACAAGATGAAGAACACCGGAATCATCGGCATGTCGGGCTCCGCGCCGCTGCCCCCCACGGCCCAGAAGGATTTCGAGAAGTCCTCGGGCGGAGGCATCATGGAGGGCTACGGGCTTTCTGAAATGGGGCCGGTCACCCATCTCAACACGTCCTTTCTGCTGCGCGTGATGGGCGGGCGTCCGGTGGCCAAGGTTCTCACCTTCCTCCTCACCATACCCGGAAACGCCTGGCTCCTGAACCGGCTTCTGCGCCTTGCCGGCCCCCGCGTGGTGGGCACGGTTCTTTCAAAAGCCATGTCGTTCCTGGTGGCCTTCACCGGAAAAAAGGAGGGCGGCTCCAAGACCGAAAAGCGCGGCACCATAGGCATCCCCTACCCGGACACCGAAATTCGGATACTGGACGTCAACACCATGATGCCTCTTTCCTGGGACGAGGTTCTTTCGGGAAAGCGCGGGGAGCTTCTCCTTAGGGGCCCCCAGGCCATGACGGGCTACTGGCCCACCCCAGGAACCGGCAAGGACGGCGAAGGTTTCGTCCACACCAGCGACGTGGTTACCGTGGACAAGGACGGCTACTTCACCGTCGTTGACCGCACCAAGGACATGATCATCGTGTCCGGCTACAAGGTCTATTCCCGCGAAATAGACGACATCCTCTACGAGAACCCTGCGGTGGAACTTGCGGCCACCATCGGCATTCCCGACCCCGCACGGGAAGGCTCCGAGCGCGTGGCGGTTTTCGTGAAGCTGAAGGACGGGTTTCCGAGCCCGGTCACCGAAGACGACATCAAAAAGTACCTCTCGGAAAGGGTCGCCAAGTACGCGGTCCCCAAGGTGGTGAAAATCGTCGATTCCATCCCCCAGACCGACGTTCACAAGATCAACAAGAAGGCCCTGCGGGAAGAGGCTGCGAGGCAGTTTGCAGAACAAACATAA
- a CDS encoding SCP2 sterol-binding domain-containing protein — protein sequence MNVPTDISIHALLTDFAPKMAKEVIAASGRAAELVGTRFTLVLDISGKIVSYDVKDGADFNVSEAAIDNPMVLIKVSEDDLNRMIATQNLDMLLGIQNDLSKQKYEVLNRLKGSMIAVLTNDDGSIFTINATFNGGEAPKCTFRMKTTDSAALIRKEQNPVNLFMSGLMKIEGDMAFAMSTQPLFT from the coding sequence ATGAACGTTCCCACCGACATATCCATCCATGCGCTTCTCACCGATTTCGCCCCCAAGATGGCCAAGGAAGTCATCGCAGCGTCGGGCCGCGCAGCCGAACTGGTCGGCACCCGCTTCACCCTGGTTCTGGACATTTCCGGCAAGATCGTTTCTTACGACGTGAAAGACGGCGCGGACTTCAACGTGTCCGAGGCCGCCATAGACAACCCCATGGTCCTCATCAAGGTGAGCGAGGACGACCTTAACCGCATGATCGCAACCCAGAACCTGGACATGCTCCTTGGCATCCAGAACGACCTTTCCAAGCAGAAGTACGAGGTGCTGAACCGCCTGAAAGGCAGCATGATCGCCGTTCTTACCAATGACGACGGCTCCATCTTCACCATCAACGCCACCTTCAACGGCGGCGAAGCCCCGAAATGCACCTTCAGGATGAAGACCACCGACTCGGCGGCCCTTATCCGCAAGGAACAGAACCCGGTAAACCTGTTCATGTCCGGGCTCATGAAGATCGAAGGCGACATGGCCTTTGCCATGAGCACCCAGCCTTTGTTTACCTAA
- a CDS encoding chalcone isomerase family protein produces the protein MTRQKFMALLAVFLVFSFLAKSAPARVFGPVTLPDSLSAGSKQLVLNGAGFRKKFGFKIYVCALYLQKRDSDWNRIVSSDEVMGVRMHFVYKKVDGKDMAEMLGKGFESSTKGNTAPIKDNIAHLLSLLPKTLNRNDIVDLIYHPGRGIVCTINGRYAGESPGLTFKRAVFGIWLGDRPVNEDLKKGMLGTD, from the coding sequence ATGACGCGTCAAAAATTTATGGCCTTGCTCGCAGTTTTTCTCGTTTTTTCCTTTCTGGCCAAAAGCGCGCCCGCAAGGGTGTTCGGCCCGGTGACACTTCCCGACTCTCTGTCGGCGGGCTCTAAACAGCTTGTTTTGAACGGCGCGGGCTTTCGGAAGAAGTTCGGCTTCAAGATTTACGTGTGCGCCCTTTACCTCCAGAAACGGGATTCCGACTGGAACCGCATCGTTTCGAGCGACGAGGTGATGGGCGTAAGAATGCACTTTGTCTACAAGAAGGTTGACGGCAAGGACATGGCGGAAATGCTCGGCAAGGGCTTCGAGAGTTCCACCAAGGGCAACACCGCCCCTATAAAGGACAACATAGCGCACCTGTTGAGCCTTCTGCCAAAGACCCTGAACAGAAACGACATAGTGGACTTGATCTATCATCCCGGTCGCGGAATCGTCTGCACCATAAACGGCAGGTACGCGGGCGAATCTCCGGGCCTTACATTCAAGCGCGCGGTTTTCGGCATCTGGCTTGGCGACAGGCCGGTGAACGAAGACCTTAAAAAGGGGATGCTGGGAACCGACTGA
- a CDS encoding TetR/AcrR family transcriptional regulator, with the protein MKPEDRKAVILECAKRLFSKNGYFATQISDIIEEAGIARGTVYQYFKNKDDIFITLLEDYYAKWEKVMEEIDGDLDLVNITARQYLEYRIRKNLKFFADDRDLCNILLRMGLGLPGHLEGVVRRFETRILNVTIKDFELGQRNGHVKPGLDLELAANLFSGALLRAAYYYFGRTRKNAAIVDVENATRQIAEIIAPGIFVPDEFLPASPFGPAQVAPGEPAASGEKGKA; encoded by the coding sequence ATGAAACCCGAAGACAGAAAGGCCGTCATCCTGGAGTGCGCCAAGCGCCTGTTTTCCAAAAACGGCTATTTCGCCACCCAGATTTCGGACATCATCGAAGAAGCCGGTATAGCCAGGGGTACGGTTTACCAGTATTTCAAGAACAAGGACGACATTTTCATCACCCTTTTGGAGGACTACTACGCCAAGTGGGAAAAGGTGATGGAGGAGATCGACGGCGATCTGGACCTTGTGAATATAACCGCCCGGCAGTACCTGGAGTATCGGATCAGGAAGAATCTGAAATTTTTTGCGGACGACCGGGACCTTTGCAACATACTGCTTCGCATGGGCCTGGGCCTTCCGGGGCACCTGGAGGGGGTGGTGCGCCGGTTCGAGACGAGGATTTTGAACGTCACCATAAAGGATTTCGAGCTTGGCCAGCGAAACGGCCACGTGAAGCCGGGGCTTGATCTGGAGCTTGCCGCCAACCTGTTTTCAGGGGCGCTTTTACGGGCTGCATATTATTACTTCGGGCGCACCAGGAAAAACGCCGCCATAGTCGATGTTGAAAATGCCACCCGTCAGATAGCGGAAATAATCGCGCCGGGAATTTTCGTGCCCGATGAGTTTCTTCCGGCCTCCCCCTTCGGACCCGCCCAGGTCGCGCCGGGCGAACCGGCCGCATCAGGCGAAAAGGGTAAAGCTTAA
- a CDS encoding sensor histidine kinase — translation MNRNPEGSDPAREGLVYFSRMAASISHEMKNVLAVISEIAGLFGDLGLAAQKGRVLDPAQLTRLSSKMAEQIQRADVIAKRLNRFAHSADEPLKEVNLWEELDFFCALSFRFVERRGFRLGLSPVQEPIACATDPFGLLLVLFLSLESVMETARKDVALNLSVRREGGGVIIGLDGDFQAPALFSDQKKESLSFWLPVIKAQMSSPGTRCPLELSFTLFA, via the coding sequence ATGAACCGAAACCCGGAAGGCAGCGACCCGGCCCGCGAAGGGCTGGTATATTTCAGCCGCATGGCGGCCTCCATCTCCCACGAGATGAAAAACGTTCTGGCCGTGATTTCAGAGATCGCGGGCCTTTTCGGGGACCTGGGGCTGGCGGCCCAGAAAGGCAGGGTTCTCGACCCGGCCCAACTTACGAGGCTCTCCTCCAAAATGGCAGAGCAGATTCAGCGGGCCGACGTCATCGCCAAGAGGCTCAACAGGTTCGCCCACAGCGCGGATGAGCCCCTGAAGGAAGTGAACCTCTGGGAGGAGCTCGACTTCTTCTGCGCGCTTTCCTTCAGGTTCGTGGAAAGGCGGGGCTTCCGGCTCGGCCTATCGCCGGTTCAGGAGCCCATCGCCTGCGCCACCGACCCCTTCGGGCTTCTGCTGGTGCTTTTTCTAAGCCTTGAAAGCGTGATGGAAACCGCGAGGAAGGATGTGGCCCTGAATCTTTCGGTCCGCAGGGAGGGGGGCGGCGTGATAATCGGCCTGGACGGCGATTTCCAGGCCCCGGCGCTTTTTTCGGATCAGAAAAAGGAGAGCCTTTCGTTCTGGCTGCCTGTTATAAAGGCCCAAATGAGCTCGCCCGGAACCCGGTGCCCGCTGGAATTAAGCTTTACCCTTTTCGCCTGA
- a CDS encoding response regulator, which yields MRVLLVDDEGELVSALAERLFFRGIQADWTTDGKKAVEMAAAVAYDVIVLDMKMPGVSGLSVMQKIKETSPGPGFVFLTGHGSEEDRDAGRAAGASFYLMKPVKIDVLVEKMKMAAIEAGKNV from the coding sequence ATGAGGGTTTTACTTGTTGACGACGAAGGCGAGCTGGTCTCGGCCCTGGCGGAACGCCTTTTTTTCCGGGGCATCCAGGCGGACTGGACCACCGACGGAAAAAAGGCCGTCGAGATGGCCGCCGCAGTCGCCTACGACGTAATCGTCCTGGACATGAAAATGCCCGGCGTCTCCGGCCTTTCGGTGATGCAGAAAATAAAGGAGACATCCCCCGGCCCCGGTTTCGTCTTTCTCACCGGGCACGGTTCGGAGGAGGACCGGGACGCGGGCCGGGCCGCCGGAGCCTCGTTTTACCTCATGAAGCCCGTAAAAATAGACGTGCTTGTGGAAAAAATGAAGATGGCGGCCATCGAGGCGGGGAAGAACGTTTGA
- a CDS encoding two-component sensor histidine kinase, with protein sequence MGIMNRLVPDFWKRPEKESDGPRPIRNYRRMWLITVVMTVGVSIVPLAIMAIINLYEYHRALASEMVAPLERLTGNSARSVSFFISERKSALRFVVSEHSAEEMASRPMLGNILVNLKRAFGGFIDIGLIDSDGSQHVYVGPYNLTGKNYKNQEWFKETVIRGEYVSEVFKGYRNYPHFIIAVRHEKPNGDFFILRATIDTDVFNELARSATEKDSSDAFIVSLAGRLQTPSRLYGPILGTYPLALPPPSEKPETVRTKDGTGRRLTIGYHAVVDSPFVFVLAKTTPDFFSGWVSLRKKLVIFFILSVLGILCVVLAVFTKMVARIYEADKRREVLLHKAEYTNKLASLGRLAAGVAHEINNPLAIIGEKTGLLKDMMMVSPDFPHRAKVTEIADSVMASVERCSVITHRLLGFARHIDVKTETLYLEPLVKEVLGFLDKESQYRNIKTNLVAEEDLPAIESDRGQLQQVFLNIINNAFAAVEEGGNIGISISRTGENLVAIKISDDGCGISRENIKRIFEPFFSTKGRKGTGLGLSITYGIVKKLGGNIEVESQVGLGTTFTITLPIKTNPVSKT encoded by the coding sequence ATGGGCATAATGAACCGTCTTGTTCCCGATTTCTGGAAAAGGCCCGAAAAGGAGTCCGACGGCCCTCGCCCGATACGCAACTACCGCCGCATGTGGCTGATCACGGTGGTGATGACGGTGGGAGTCTCCATCGTGCCCCTGGCCATCATGGCCATAATCAATCTCTACGAGTACCACCGCGCCCTGGCCTCCGAAATGGTGGCTCCCCTGGAAAGGCTGACCGGAAATTCCGCCCGCAGCGTCTCCTTTTTCATCTCCGAAAGAAAAAGCGCCCTAAGGTTCGTGGTTTCCGAGCATAGCGCCGAAGAAATGGCCTCCCGCCCGATGCTTGGGAACATACTGGTCAATCTTAAAAGGGCCTTCGGAGGCTTCATCGATATCGGGCTCATCGATTCCGACGGCAGCCAGCACGTTTACGTAGGGCCGTACAACCTTACCGGAAAAAATTACAAGAACCAGGAATGGTTCAAGGAAACCGTCATTCGCGGCGAATATGTAAGCGAGGTCTTCAAGGGATACCGCAATTATCCGCATTTCATCATAGCGGTGCGCCATGAGAAGCCAAACGGCGACTTTTTCATTTTGCGGGCCACCATCGATACCGACGTGTTCAACGAGCTGGCCCGCTCGGCCACGGAAAAGGACAGTTCCGACGCATTCATAGTGAGCCTTGCGGGCAGGCTCCAGACGCCGTCAAGGCTTTACGGCCCAATATTGGGAACGTACCCGCTGGCTCTCCCGCCGCCCTCGGAAAAGCCCGAAACGGTAAGGACAAAGGATGGAACGGGCAGGCGTCTCACCATCGGCTATCACGCGGTGGTGGATTCGCCCTTTGTCTTCGTGCTGGCAAAAACCACGCCCGACTTTTTTTCGGGATGGGTGTCTCTTCGCAAGAAACTGGTGATTTTCTTCATCCTGTCCGTTCTGGGAATACTTTGCGTGGTACTCGCGGTTTTCACCAAGATGGTGGCCCGCATTTACGAGGCGGACAAGCGCCGGGAGGTGCTTCTCCACAAGGCCGAATACACCAACAAGCTGGCAAGCCTTGGCCGCCTCGCAGCCGGGGTCGCCCACGAGATCAACAACCCCCTGGCCATAATCGGCGAAAAAACCGGACTTTTAAAGGACATGATGATGGTGTCCCCGGACTTTCCCCACCGGGCCAAGGTGACCGAAATTGCCGATTCGGTGATGGCATCGGTGGAGCGCTGTTCGGTGATAACCCACAGGCTTCTGGGTTTTGCCCGGCACATCGACGTAAAAACCGAAACCCTCTACCTGGAGCCTCTGGTGAAAGAGGTTTTGGGCTTTCTGGACAAGGAGTCCCAGTACCGGAACATCAAGACAAATCTCGTGGCCGAGGAGGACCTTCCGGCCATCGAGAGCGACCGGGGCCAGCTCCAGCAGGTCTTTCTCAACATAATCAACAACGCCTTCGCCGCCGTGGAGGAAGGTGGGAACATCGGCATATCCATTTCGCGCACCGGCGAAAACCTCGTGGCCATAAAAATCAGCGACGACGGTTGCGGCATAAGCCGAGAAAACATAAAGCGCATCTTCGAGCCCTTCTTTTCAACCAAGGGCCGCAAGGGAACCGGGCTTGGGCTTTCCATAACCTACGGCATAGTAAAAAAGCTGGGGGGCAACATAGAGGTGGAAAGCCAGGTCGGCCTTGGCACCACGTTCACGATAACTCTTCCGATAAAAACGAATCCAGTGAGCAAAACATGA
- a CDS encoding response regulator — translation MAIISVFAPSHCKVSELAGIIANGLGCDLAGDTEVAALAARRFNVPPEKILKTLSGKVSAFNRFTREREINISRAAVAVSELVQKDRLVVTGNAALLFPRAVPHVLSVCISASHDFRLAQAKNEGLDEATAQKEIKRDDERLLSLAGHLGLSDPFAASLYDITLSMDRHSPKEAADMIIANARKDVVLATSQSMAKAADFALSAHVAAALAAEGHDVAVTAENGAVTVTINQHVLMLSRLEEEIKTTVTGLSGVKSVTVKVGPEFHKPDIYRKADFSLPSRVLLVDDERQFVETLSDRLSMRDVGSAVVYNGEDAISFVCDDEPEVMLLDLNLPGMNGIEVLRRVKQDHPRVEVIILTGHGSARDEAVCRELGAFAYLEKPVNIDVLAETMRLANEKAREKRG, via the coding sequence ATGGCAATAATTTCCGTTTTCGCACCCTCCCACTGCAAGGTATCGGAATTGGCCGGAATCATCGCCAATGGCCTTGGCTGCGACCTTGCGGGCGATACCGAAGTGGCGGCGCTGGCGGCCAGGCGCTTCAACGTACCGCCTGAAAAAATTCTCAAAACCCTGTCCGGCAAGGTTTCGGCCTTCAACCGGTTCACCAGGGAAAGGGAGATCAATATAAGCCGCGCCGCCGTCGCCGTGTCCGAACTCGTTCAAAAGGACCGGCTGGTGGTTACGGGAAACGCGGCCCTGCTTTTTCCACGGGCCGTTCCCCACGTGCTTTCGGTATGCATTTCCGCTTCCCACGACTTCAGGCTGGCCCAGGCCAAAAACGAGGGCCTTGACGAAGCCACGGCCCAGAAGGAAATCAAGCGCGACGACGAAAGGCTCTTAAGCCTCGCCGGTCACCTGGGCCTCAGCGACCCTTTCGCCGCCAGCCTCTACGACATCACCCTTTCAATGGACAGGCATTCGCCCAAAGAAGCGGCGGACATGATCATAGCCAACGCCCGCAAGGACGTGGTGCTGGCAACCAGCCAGTCGATGGCCAAGGCCGCCGATTTCGCGCTTTCGGCGCACGTTGCGGCGGCTCTTGCAGCCGAAGGCCACGACGTTGCGGTCACGGCGGAGAACGGGGCCGTCACCGTAACCATAAACCAGCATGTGCTGATGCTTTCCAGGCTGGAAGAGGAAATAAAAACCACTGTTACCGGGCTTTCGGGCGTCAAATCGGTTACGGTGAAGGTGGGGCCGGAATTCCACAAGCCAGACATCTATCGCAAGGCTGATTTTTCCCTGCCAAGCCGGGTGCTTCTGGTGGACGACGAGCGCCAGTTCGTGGAAACCCTTTCGGACAGGCTTTCCATGCGGGACGTGGGAAGCGCCGTGGTGTATAATGGAGAAGACGCCATCAGCTTCGTCTGCGACGACGAGCCGGAGGTGATGCTACTGGACTTAAACCTTCCGGGCATGAACGGCATAGAGGTTCTGCGGCGGGTGAAGCAGGACCATCCCAGGGTGGAGGTGATAATCCTGACCGGTCATGGTTCGGCCAGGGACGAGGCAGTGTGCCGGGAGCTGGGGGCCTTCGCCTACCTGGAAAAACCGGTCAATATCGATGTGCTTGCCGAAACCATGCGCCTTGCCAACGAGAAGGCGCGTGAAAAGAGGGGCTGA